The following are from one region of the Myotis daubentonii chromosome 2, mMyoDau2.1, whole genome shotgun sequence genome:
- the RACGAP1 gene encoding rac GTPase-activating protein 1 translates to MDTTMLNLRNLFEQLVRRVEILSEGNELQFIQLAKDFEDFRKKWQRTDQELGKYKDLLMKAETERSALDVKLKHARNQVDVEIKRRQRAEADCEKLERQIQLIREMLMCDTSGSIQLSEEQKSALAFLNRGQPSIGNAGNKRLSTIDESGSILSDISFDKTDESLDWDSSVIKTFKLKKREKRRSNSRQFVDGPPGPIKKTRSIGSTADQGNESIVAKTTVTVPSDGGPIEATSTIETVPYWTKSRRKTGTLQPWNSDSTLSSRPLEPRTETDGSSTPQSNGGMRLHDFVSKTVIKPESCVPCGKRIKFGKLSLKCRDCRVVSHPECRDRCPLPCIPTLIGTPVKIGEGILADYVSQTSPMIPSIIVHCVNEIEQRGLTETGLYRVSGCDRTVKELKEKFLRVKTVPLLSKVDDIHAICSFLKDFLRNLKEPLLTFRLNKTFMGAAEITDEDNSIAAMYQAVGELPQANRDTLAFLMIHLQRVAQSPNTKMDIANLAKVFGPTIVAHAVPNPDPMTMVQDIKRQPKVVERLLSLPLEYWSQFMMVEQENIDPMHVIENSNAFSTPQTPDVKVSLLGPVTTPEHQLLKTPSSSSLSQRVRSTLTRNTPRFGSKSKSATNLGRQGNFFASPMLK, encoded by the exons AATTCATCCAGTTGGCAAAGGACTTCGAGGATTTCCGTAAAAAGTGGCAGAGAACAGACCAAGAGCTGGGGAAATATAAGGATCTTCTGATGAAAGCAGAGACTGAGCGTAGTGCTCTGGATGTTAAGCTGAAGCATGCACGCAATCAGGTGGATGTAGAGATCAAACGGAGGCAGCGAGCTGAGGCTGACTGTGAAAAGCTG GAAAGACAGATTCAGCTGATCCGAGAGATGCTCATGTGTGACACATCTGGCAGCATTCAACTAAGTGAGGAGCAAAAATCAGCTCTGGCTTTTCTCAACAGAGGCCAACCATCCATTGGCAACGCTGGGAACAAAAG ACTGTCAACCATTGACGAATCTGGTTCCATTTTATCAGATATCAGCTTTGACAAGACTGATGAATCACTG GATTGGGATTCTTCTGTAATAAAGACTTTCAAactgaagaagagagaaaagagg CGCTCCAATAGCCGACAGTTCGTTGATGGCCCCCCGGGACCTATAAAGAAAACTCGTTCCATTGGCTCTACAGCAGACCAG GGGAATGAATCCATAGTTGCAAAAACTACAGTGACTGTTCCCAGTGATGGCGGGCCCATTGAAGCTACATCCACTATTGAAACTGTTCCATATTGGACAAAAAGTCGAAGGAAAACAG GTACTTTACAGCCTTGGAATAGTGACTCTACCTTGAGCAGCAGGCCGCTAGAGCCGAGAACTGAGACAGACGGTTCCAGCACTCCGCAGAGTAACGGGGGGATGCGTCTGCACGACTTTGTCTCTAAGACG GTTATTAAACCCGAATCTTGTGTTCCATGTGGAAAGCGGATAAAATTTGGCAAGCTGTCTCTTAAGTGTCGAGACTGTCGTGTCGTCTCTCATCCAGAATGTCGGGACCGCTGTCCCCTTCCCTGCATTCCTACCCTAATAGGGACACCTGTTAAGATTGGAGAG GGAATACTGGCAGATTATGTGTCTCAGACTTCTCCAATGATCCCCTCCATTATTGTCCACTGCGTAAATGAGATTGAACAGAGGGGGCTGACTGAG ACAGGCCTATATCGGGTCTCAGGCTGTGACCGGACAGTAAAAGAACTAAAAGAGAAATTTCTCAGAGTGAAAACTGTACCCCTCCTCAGCAAAGTGGATGACATCCATGCTATCTGTAGCTTCCTGAAAGACTTCCTTCGAAACCTTAAAGAACCCCTTCTGACCTTTCGGCTGAACAAGACCTTTATGGGAGCAGCAG AAATCACAGATGAGGACAACAGCATAGCTGCCATGTACCAGGCTGTTGGTGAGCTGCCCCAGGCCAACAGAGACACATTAGCTTTCCTCATGATTCACTTGCAGAG AGTGGCTCAGAGCCCAAACACTAAAATGGATATTGCCAATCTGGCTAAAGTCTTTGGCCCTACAATAGTTGCCCACGCTGTGCCCAATCCAGATCCAATGACAATGGTACAGGACATCAAGCGTCAACCCAAG GTGGTAGAACGCTTGCTCTCACTGCCCCTGGAATACTGGAGTCAGTTCATGATGGTGGAACAAGAGAACATTGACCCCATGCATGTCATTGAAAACTCAAATGCCTTTTCAACACCACAGACACCAGATGTTAAAG TGAGTTTACTGGGACCTGTGACCACTCCTGAGCATCAGCTTCTCAAGACGCCTTCCTCCAGCTCCCTGTCGCAGCGAGTCCGCTCCACGCTCACCAGGAACACGCCCAG aTTTGGAAGCAAAAGCAAGTCTGCCACAAACCTAGGACGTCAAGGCAACTTCTTTGCCTCGCCAATGCTCAAGTGA